A single genomic interval of Asinibacterium sp. OR53 harbors:
- a CDS encoding nucleotidyl transferase AbiEii/AbiGii toxin family protein, with protein MSDNQAVSQELLETIHELQQLSSLSEFGLAGGTNLALRYGHRISVDIDLFSPSMIGIKGLENICEQIKVEIMQNVPLLDEFEINDAIRMVTVKDIGVLKLKSLCSRMAKKDAYDLDLITDQKGYSLEELIDRYQEKETSFSSEADEWAFDLDEHPNPADDPKALLAFDETGYIAADNRPTHSDDQLNIIPSSKLYRVAKASWRRKVRDYMSKRGFQLPPAKPVN; from the coding sequence ATGTCTGATAATCAGGCTGTTTCCCAGGAATTACTGGAAACTATACACGAATTGCAACAACTATCATCTCTTTCCGAGTTTGGGCTTGCCGGCGGGACCAATTTGGCACTGAGATATGGACATCGTATTTCAGTTGACATCGACCTGTTTTCACCTTCTATGATTGGAATAAAGGGTTTAGAAAACATTTGTGAGCAGATCAAAGTCGAGATCATGCAAAATGTTCCTTTACTCGACGAATTTGAGATCAACGATGCAATCAGGATGGTTACTGTCAAAGACATAGGTGTATTGAAATTGAAGAGTCTTTGCTCGCGCATGGCAAAAAAAGATGCGTATGATCTTGATTTAATAACTGACCAGAAGGGTTATTCGTTAGAAGAATTAATCGATAGATATCAGGAAAAAGAAACCAGTTTTTCAAGTGAGGCTGATGAATGGGCATTCGACCTGGACGAGCACCCAAATCCAGCTGATGACCCAAAAGCATTATTGGCTTTTGATGAAACCGGTTACATAGCTGCTGACAACAGACCTACACACTCAGATGATCAACTTAATATTATTCCATCCAGCAAGTTATATAGAGTCGCAAAAGCAAGCTGGCGCAGGAAAGTCAGAGATTATATGAGTAAAAGAGGTTTTCAATTGCCACCAGCAAAGCCGGTTAACTAG
- a CDS encoding SusD/RagB family nutrient-binding outer membrane lipoprotein → MKSSKYILAISLLALGATSCKKFLDVNTDPDNPNNKNVLVQNRLPWIEHFYQYTSGVTNFRTSCQAGVYYSNSGNPNSFSTTWQCASGNSTTPYQTWFVEVSSNVVDMYNSAQKQGAYHYMAAADVFHALGYMQMLDLYGEMPYTQAGTGNPSPKPDDGKTIYNGCMAKLNEAISLFGKTQDAAAPALATGDLWNGGDVSKWIKMCWGLKARYMLKLSKKAEFNPDSVLYCLSKGPQSIADNIVGPGFNNSTITDYLYGDPVVTNGNFDYAAYGSSNRISQYYYNLLTNMRGSGVTDPRMSKIVPAYMSGVQLDGNGKVASYTWTRAQGVDSYGPAARLLKGGATSIQTPTYAAVNTKITYTIADPTDRANFAAVQIAAGRYDASSSGNNVVVIYKAGSIFVNSTNYLYAGDTIYVNLRSSSVATSGITAQGQTDVSWYPSTAAFNAGVVASTGSFQVRPVSDQEIVTYHEMCFIKAEVYMRKGDAGNAYTAYKAGIQAHMDMMQAKLAQWKAAGYTATNPDMAPMDQNAITAYMASTAVAPGALTMSDIMLQKYVAMGCSIENWNDMRRFNFSAGNIAGFGVVYPGYQRGPLFTGQSQLTGGSPTDPRYWMRRWQLPPVYEINYNSVNTLALNKHAADPNIWSMPVWWDCATDDEYYGYLKN, encoded by the coding sequence ATGAAAAGCTCAAAATATATATTGGCGATTTCACTGCTTGCACTGGGAGCAACCTCATGTAAGAAGTTCCTGGATGTAAATACGGATCCGGATAACCCGAACAATAAAAACGTATTGGTTCAAAACAGGCTACCCTGGATAGAACATTTTTACCAGTACACATCGGGCGTTACCAATTTTCGTACGTCGTGCCAGGCGGGTGTTTATTATTCCAACAGTGGTAACCCCAATTCATTCAGTACCACATGGCAATGTGCCAGCGGCAATTCAACAACGCCCTATCAAACATGGTTTGTAGAAGTGTCTTCCAATGTGGTTGATATGTATAACTCGGCCCAGAAGCAGGGGGCCTATCATTATATGGCTGCGGCAGATGTATTCCATGCATTGGGTTATATGCAGATGCTGGACTTGTATGGAGAAATGCCTTATACGCAGGCAGGAACAGGGAACCCGAGTCCCAAACCAGATGATGGCAAAACCATTTATAACGGATGCATGGCAAAATTGAATGAAGCCATCAGCTTGTTCGGTAAAACCCAGGATGCCGCAGCGCCCGCGCTGGCTACCGGCGATCTGTGGAACGGCGGAGATGTAAGCAAGTGGATAAAAATGTGCTGGGGATTGAAAGCCCGTTATATGCTCAAGCTGTCGAAAAAAGCGGAGTTCAATCCGGATTCTGTGCTGTATTGTTTGTCGAAGGGCCCGCAGTCCATTGCCGACAATATCGTAGGCCCGGGCTTCAACAACAGCACAATAACCGATTATTTGTATGGCGATCCGGTGGTAACAAACGGCAACTTTGACTACGCAGCTTACGGAAGTTCCAACCGCATTTCTCAGTACTATTATAACCTGCTGACCAATATGCGTGGTTCAGGTGTAACAGATCCCCGCATGAGTAAAATTGTACCGGCTTATATGTCGGGCGTGCAACTGGATGGCAATGGTAAAGTGGCTTCTTATACCTGGACCCGTGCACAGGGCGTGGATTCTTATGGCCCCGCAGCCCGCTTATTGAAAGGAGGCGCCACTTCTATTCAAACACCCACTTATGCCGCTGTAAATACGAAAATAACATACACTATCGCCGATCCAACAGACCGTGCAAATTTTGCTGCCGTACAGATAGCAGCAGGACGTTATGATGCCAGCAGCAGTGGTAATAACGTAGTAGTGATCTACAAGGCCGGTTCTATTTTTGTTAACAGCACCAATTACCTGTATGCAGGCGATACCATTTATGTAAACCTGCGCAGCAGTTCTGTTGCTACATCAGGCATCACTGCACAGGGACAAACAGATGTGAGCTGGTATCCTTCTACCGCCGCGTTCAACGCCGGCGTGGTGGCGTCTACCGGTTCATTCCAGGTTCGGCCAGTTTCAGACCAGGAGATCGTGACTTACCATGAAATGTGTTTTATCAAGGCCGAAGTTTATATGCGAAAAGGAGATGCGGGAAATGCGTATACAGCATATAAAGCCGGTATCCAGGCACATATGGATATGATGCAGGCTAAACTGGCCCAATGGAAAGCCGCTGGATATACTGCTACCAATCCTGATATGGCACCTATGGATCAAAATGCCATCACTGCTTATATGGCGAGTACTGCCGTTGCCCCGGGTGCGCTGACAATGTCAGACATCATGTTGCAAAAGTATGTCGCGATGGGTTGCAGCATTGAAAACTGGAATGATATGCGGCGCTTTAATTTCAGCGCCGGTAACATTGCTGGCTTTGGTGTTGTTTACCCGGGTTATCAGCGTGGACCTTTGTTTACAGGCCAGTCGCAGTTAACAGGTGGTTCCCCAACAGATCCCAGGTACTGGATGCGCCGTTGGCAGTTGCCGCCGGTTTATGAGATCAATTACAACTCTGTAAATACACTTGCGTTAAATAAACATGCTGCTGATCCCAATATCTGGAGTATGCCGGTTTGGTGGGATTGTGCAACGGATGATGAATATTATGGGTATCTTAAAAATTAG
- a CDS encoding Fic family protein yields the protein MNKPERVPIVPRNFNYAEFLASLNNEQFRLLFELNDTKYHYYDKWKYLASDWGMDPQQLWAGVKTARIGQKSLTISQLPGFSFKVNTPTVVQEYLHTFDMNLGGNLQGDTVIPSEDQDRYLISSLMEEAIASSQLEGAATTRKVAKEMLENNRKPRNHSEQMILNNYEAMKWIVAHKEEPFTIDRIKTLQAIITKDTLYGEEPGTFRTTDDFNVVDVQTGAVLYSPPVAGQLDDLMKAFCNFANDDLKLSFFLHPITRGIIVHFLMGYIHPFPDGNGRTARTLFYWYLLKHGYWLIEYMSVSRIILHSKAQYAKAYLHTEQDDNDLTYFIIYNLKSIDKALDELRQYIKRKTTEKQNALTLLRHTNFNERQIILLQELMQDSTLFFTVQQVQNKFGVSNQTARNDLNGLAEQGIFEKRRTGHRMQFLPRPDFMKKIQGK from the coding sequence ATGAATAAGCCGGAACGGGTTCCGATTGTGCCCAGGAATTTCAATTATGCGGAATTCCTCGCGAGCCTGAATAACGAGCAATTCAGGCTTTTATTCGAACTCAATGACACGAAATATCACTACTACGATAAATGGAAATACCTGGCATCAGACTGGGGGATGGACCCCCAGCAGCTTTGGGCCGGTGTAAAGACGGCACGTATCGGGCAAAAATCACTGACTATTTCCCAGCTTCCCGGGTTCAGCTTCAAGGTAAATACGCCCACAGTCGTACAGGAATATCTCCATACGTTTGACATGAACCTTGGCGGCAACCTGCAGGGTGATACTGTCATTCCCTCGGAGGACCAGGATCGGTATTTGATCAGTTCACTGATGGAAGAAGCCATTGCGTCTAGTCAGCTGGAAGGTGCGGCAACCACCCGAAAAGTGGCCAAAGAAATGCTGGAGAACAACCGTAAGCCCCGCAACCATTCCGAGCAGATGATCCTGAATAACTACGAGGCGATGAAATGGATCGTAGCACATAAGGAGGAACCGTTCACCATCGACAGGATCAAAACACTGCAGGCCATTATTACCAAAGACACCCTTTATGGGGAAGAGCCGGGCACTTTCAGGACCACAGATGATTTCAATGTCGTTGATGTTCAGACCGGGGCAGTATTATATAGCCCTCCCGTGGCCGGACAGTTGGACGACCTCATGAAGGCCTTCTGCAACTTCGCTAATGATGACCTGAAACTTTCCTTTTTTCTTCATCCCATCACCAGAGGTATTATCGTTCATTTCCTGATGGGGTATATTCACCCTTTCCCTGACGGTAATGGGCGTACGGCGCGAACCCTTTTTTACTGGTATCTGTTGAAACACGGGTACTGGCTAATCGAATACATGTCCGTTTCAAGGATTATCCTGCATTCCAAAGCGCAGTATGCCAAGGCGTACCTGCATACTGAACAGGATGACAATGACCTGACTTATTTTATCATCTACAATCTTAAATCCATAGACAAAGCGCTGGATGAACTCAGGCAATATATCAAGCGAAAAACGACGGAAAAGCAGAATGCATTAACCCTGCTCAGACATACCAACTTTAATGAACGACAGATCATCCTTCTACAGGAACTGATGCAGGACTCTACACTGTTTTTTACGGTTCAGCAGGTACAGAATAAGTTTGGAGTCAGTAATCAAACGGCAAGAAATGATTTAAACGGTCTTGCAGAACAAGGAATATTTGAAAAGCGCAGGACCGGCCACAGAATGCAATTTTTGCCGAGGCCTGACTTTATGAAAAAGATACAAGGCAAATAG
- a CDS encoding DUF3320 domain-containing protein, translated as MQDTLTVRLEAARKELLDLGMRNPLLNYRPTSARGLSIVDEKSEMIYQLLVSTQKTMGFGSRSTKKGESGLEELLIPELSQEELEDHYSDNKLQTNESDTSLQYKLLNTFYAANTFIEEQGVNALFLALGMLEWYESENSKEQRLAPLVLVPVKLHRSSARDRFSLSYNENEIQANISLEAKLKTEFSIGMPVFPEPDDFNINSYYENVEQAIAEMSNWKLQHNNIQLGFFSFGKFMIYHDLDSSKWPDDKKPVAHPLLNQLFGEGFSNVQLQYDESSFIDRDTPADKLFQVVDADSSQILSMLAVRQGKDMVIQGPPGTGKSQTITNLIADAIGNNKKVLFVAEKMAALDVVKRRLDSIHLGEACLELHSHKSNKKLLHDELKRILDLGKPTLSRLEQELTLLDNFRGELNDYCEAVNAVVGASGLSVHTIIGHLLQIRMQSHGATLQEIRISNINNWDSQQLIRAEAFAERIKVRLKEIGTPSRLSFWGSKLKVLMPKEEEQMRSLLIKLSIHVQVLSELAKQSAAILSVSLPHDKKDMESIAPTLLAASEAPQLEKLSITDNRWNNRQEEIIDLLNMHAVFWPACEKLEDELIHNGWKESLIDVRTNLVNYGDKWYRFIKKDYNRAIKKLKGLCKTSLPPTNILRLELVDTILETQKLSTNINAQESLSSSLFGERLFPKANFIELKTCAIYLGRIHKGIEASALSSQLLMLLETGFDRMKFANLYQEITDALQHYDSLIATWTDIAKMRLPSGKYSDQLNYYQSWSTSFLDIHKIIAWNNLVEAAQEEGFDYLIEHSIDWEGAAEHLTTALRKTYFEHLLTHAIEKYPALRRFERASHEEVIRRFQEMDRLQQQYNRTKVALAHYTSIPRGEAGGQLGTLKTEFNKRRGHKPIRKLMSEAGHAIQAIKPVFMMSPLSIANFIPPGSVEFDLVIFDEASQVKPVDALGAILRAKQVVVVGDSKQLPPTSFFDSMSKENDDEDNVTADMQSILGLFDAKMNARRMLRWHYRSKHESLITLSNHAFYENKLVIFPSPGSRHRLGLVYHHLPQTAYDRGKTRSNILEAEAVADAVISHAQMHPKQSLGVVAFSTAQKDAILNALEIKRRRQPELENFFNGHHNEPFFVKNLENVQGDERDVIFISIGYGKTAEGFVAMAFGPLTNDGGERRLNVLISRAKMRCEVFTNITADDIDTTRTKSIGIRILKDFLYFAQHGKLHLVEETELGPQSPFEEIVAQQLTTAGYIVRSQVGSHGFYLDLAIVDSQNPGRYLLGIECDGASYHSARSARDRDRLRQQVLEGIGWRIHRIWSTDWFRNPDQELKRVIGAIEKARVQMEVDDAEQDKQRELHESAQAILRETAMLEVKAPVYYTTGRLNESIVGVELHLHPVGKLAEWMEQIVQIESPVHFDEVARRITEAAGIARIGSRIRETLQMAASFAQSQGTLSMKDEFLWIPGIQKAVVRDRSLLPSFSRKLEFIAPEEMMLAIQKTVADAVAIQAYAAIPIIAKMFGWLRVTEEMRESIQANINTAITNNIIALDKEWLKPIKD; from the coding sequence ATGCAGGATACCCTCACTGTACGGCTAGAAGCTGCGCGCAAGGAATTGCTGGACCTCGGAATGAGAAACCCGCTACTAAATTATCGCCCCACCTCAGCCCGTGGCCTATCCATTGTAGATGAGAAATCAGAGATGATCTACCAGTTACTGGTCAGTACACAAAAAACAATGGGGTTCGGCAGCCGTTCTACAAAAAAAGGCGAATCGGGATTAGAAGAACTACTGATACCTGAGCTATCTCAAGAGGAACTTGAAGATCATTATTCGGACAATAAGCTCCAGACCAATGAATCAGATACATCATTACAGTACAAATTGTTGAACACATTTTATGCAGCCAATACGTTCATTGAAGAGCAGGGCGTAAATGCACTTTTTCTAGCTCTTGGCATGCTCGAATGGTATGAGTCTGAGAACAGCAAAGAACAAAGACTGGCGCCCCTTGTACTCGTCCCCGTTAAATTGCATCGTTCTAGTGCTCGAGACCGCTTTAGCCTTAGCTACAATGAGAATGAGATACAGGCAAATATATCACTGGAAGCAAAACTTAAAACAGAGTTTAGCATTGGGATGCCCGTCTTTCCTGAACCGGACGACTTCAATATAAATTCTTACTACGAAAATGTAGAACAGGCTATCGCTGAAATGTCTAATTGGAAATTGCAACACAACAATATACAGTTAGGCTTCTTTTCCTTCGGTAAGTTTATGATCTATCATGATCTTGACAGTTCTAAATGGCCAGATGATAAAAAGCCAGTTGCACATCCATTGCTTAACCAGTTATTCGGAGAAGGGTTTTCCAATGTACAATTGCAGTATGATGAATCCTCGTTTATAGATCGCGATACGCCGGCTGACAAACTCTTTCAGGTAGTGGATGCAGATAGTTCGCAAATATTGTCCATGTTGGCAGTGCGGCAGGGTAAAGATATGGTTATTCAAGGACCGCCCGGTACCGGTAAGTCACAGACCATCACCAATCTGATTGCAGATGCAATAGGTAATAATAAAAAAGTATTGTTTGTCGCTGAAAAAATGGCTGCTTTGGATGTTGTGAAACGAAGACTTGACAGTATACATCTCGGCGAGGCTTGCTTAGAATTGCATAGCCATAAGTCAAATAAGAAATTACTTCACGATGAACTTAAACGCATTCTAGATCTCGGGAAACCGACCTTATCAAGGCTGGAACAGGAACTTACATTATTGGACAATTTCCGAGGTGAACTAAATGACTATTGTGAGGCTGTAAACGCAGTGGTAGGAGCAAGCGGCTTATCTGTGCATACCATTATTGGACATTTGCTACAAATACGCATGCAGTCACATGGAGCCACTTTGCAGGAAATCCGTATCTCTAATATCAACAATTGGGATAGCCAGCAGCTGATAAGAGCCGAAGCGTTCGCAGAAAGAATAAAAGTTCGTCTTAAAGAGATTGGCACACCATCACGCCTTTCTTTTTGGGGAAGTAAACTAAAAGTACTCATGCCCAAAGAGGAAGAACAGATGCGCAGTCTGTTAATAAAACTTTCAATACATGTGCAGGTATTATCAGAACTGGCCAAACAGTCTGCTGCAATTCTATCCGTATCTCTTCCTCACGATAAAAAAGACATGGAGTCAATAGCGCCGACACTGCTTGCGGCTTCTGAGGCACCACAATTGGAAAAATTATCTATTACTGACAATAGATGGAATAATAGACAGGAGGAGATAATAGACCTCTTGAATATGCACGCTGTGTTTTGGCCTGCATGCGAAAAACTAGAAGATGAATTGATACATAACGGGTGGAAGGAGTCTTTGATTGACGTGCGAACCAACTTAGTTAATTATGGCGACAAATGGTATCGCTTTATTAAAAAGGATTATAACCGTGCAATAAAGAAATTAAAGGGCTTATGCAAAACCTCGCTTCCTCCCACAAACATTTTAAGGCTGGAACTGGTAGATACCATATTAGAAACACAAAAGCTTTCCACAAACATTAATGCACAGGAATCACTCAGTAGTTCACTATTTGGAGAAAGATTATTTCCTAAAGCAAATTTTATTGAACTCAAAACTTGCGCAATCTACCTCGGTCGTATACATAAAGGCATAGAGGCTAGTGCCCTAAGCTCGCAATTATTAATGTTACTGGAGACCGGCTTTGACCGTATGAAATTTGCAAATTTGTACCAGGAAATAACAGATGCTTTGCAGCATTATGACAGTTTGATAGCAACATGGACCGATATCGCAAAAATGCGACTACCATCCGGTAAATATAGTGATCAGCTTAACTATTATCAATCCTGGAGCACCTCCTTTCTCGATATTCATAAAATAATTGCCTGGAACAATTTGGTCGAAGCCGCCCAAGAAGAGGGGTTTGATTACCTGATTGAACATAGTATCGATTGGGAAGGTGCTGCAGAACATCTTACCACTGCATTGCGCAAAACCTATTTTGAACATTTACTCACCCATGCAATAGAAAAATACCCCGCACTGCGTCGTTTCGAGCGTGCCAGTCACGAAGAAGTCATAAGACGTTTTCAGGAAATGGACCGTTTGCAACAACAATATAATCGCACAAAGGTAGCACTAGCCCACTACACCTCTATTCCACGCGGAGAAGCAGGTGGTCAATTGGGTACTCTTAAAACGGAATTTAATAAGCGACGTGGTCACAAACCTATCCGCAAACTAATGTCAGAAGCAGGCCATGCGATACAAGCAATCAAGCCAGTCTTTATGATGAGTCCGCTTTCCATCGCTAATTTCATTCCACCAGGAAGTGTTGAATTTGATCTTGTAATATTTGATGAAGCCAGTCAGGTTAAACCCGTAGATGCATTAGGCGCTATCCTCCGAGCAAAGCAGGTAGTAGTAGTTGGCGACAGCAAACAATTGCCACCGACGAGTTTCTTTGATTCTATGAGCAAAGAGAATGATGATGAAGATAACGTAACTGCAGATATGCAAAGTATACTTGGATTATTCGATGCTAAAATGAATGCTCGACGCATGCTCCGTTGGCATTATAGAAGTAAACATGAGTCGCTAATTACCCTTTCCAATCATGCGTTCTATGAAAACAAACTGGTTATATTCCCCAGCCCAGGCTCTCGCCATCGGCTCGGTCTAGTATATCATCATCTTCCTCAAACGGCTTATGACAGAGGCAAAACACGTTCGAATATATTGGAGGCTGAAGCGGTTGCGGATGCCGTAATCAGCCATGCGCAGATGCATCCAAAGCAAAGCCTCGGTGTGGTGGCTTTTAGTACAGCGCAAAAGGATGCTATTCTAAATGCATTAGAGATTAAACGCCGACGCCAGCCTGAACTGGAAAACTTCTTCAATGGTCATCACAATGAACCCTTTTTTGTAAAGAATCTGGAAAACGTACAAGGCGATGAACGTGACGTAATATTTATCAGTATTGGTTACGGGAAAACAGCAGAAGGGTTTGTGGCTATGGCATTCGGGCCACTAACCAACGATGGTGGTGAAAGGCGGTTAAACGTACTCATCAGTCGTGCCAAAATGCGATGCGAAGTCTTTACGAATATTACAGCTGACGATATAGACACTACACGCACCAAAAGTATAGGGATACGAATACTAAAGGATTTTCTGTATTTCGCACAACACGGGAAACTTCATCTGGTCGAGGAAACCGAACTCGGACCGCAAAGTCCATTTGAAGAGATTGTTGCGCAGCAATTAACTACCGCAGGCTATATAGTCCGCAGTCAGGTTGGCTCACATGGATTCTATCTTGATTTGGCAATCGTCGATTCTCAAAACCCAGGACGTTATTTGCTAGGTATAGAATGCGACGGCGCTTCATATCATAGTGCCCGCTCGGCCCGCGACAGAGATCGCCTCCGGCAGCAAGTACTAGAGGGCATTGGTTGGCGCATACACAGAATATGGAGCACTGATTGGTTCCGAAATCCTGATCAAGAATTAAAACGGGTAATAGGAGCGATCGAAAAAGCGCGTGTACAAATGGAGGTCGATGACGCAGAACAGGACAAACAGCGAGAACTACATGAATCTGCTCAGGCAATACTCCGCGAAACAGCAATGTTGGAAGTTAAAGCACCAGTATATTATACTACTGGCCGGCTGAATGAATCCATTGTCGGCGTAGAATTACACCTTCATCCAGTTGGCAAACTCGCTGAATGGATGGAACAGATTGTCCAGATTGAAAGCCCAGTCCATTTTGATGAGGTAGCAAGGCGTATTACTGAAGCAGCTGGCATCGCCCGCATTGGCAGCCGTATACGAGAAACATTACAAATGGCAGCGTCTTTCGCACAAAGTCAAGGCACACTCAGTATGAAAGATGAATTTTTATGGATACCAGGCATACAGAAAGCAGTAGTACGTGATCGCAGTCTACTGCCCTCCTTTTCTCGAAAACTCGAATTCATTGCACCAGAAGAAATGATGCTAGCCATACAGAAGACGGTGGCTGATGCAGTGGCCATCCAAGCATACGCTGCTATTCCCATTATAGCAAAAATGTTTGGATGGCTGCGTGTAACTGAAGAAATGCGTGAATCAATTCAAGCAAACATTAATACAGCGATCACCAACAATATCATCGCCTTGGATAAAGAATGGCTAAAACCAATAAAAGATTGA